A stretch of DNA from Plasmodium brasilianum strain Bolivian I chromosome 3, whole genome shotgun sequence:
CATGTATGcttgtttgtatgtatgtatgtacatgtgtatgtatacatatgtatacgcgggcctgcatatataatatatacgtCTTCTTGGAGGAgcatataatgttttttaatttagcattcccctttttttatttaaatgtaattattCATGTAAACTTTATTAACTGCTTCATTAAAATTAGCGAGGTAAGTAATtcacgtattttttttttatttaaaaaaaaaggcttttaatttttgcgAATGCAAAAGTACGAGCATATACgcatgtttatgtatatatatatatatatatatatgcatatatttgtgctcatttatttattaaccTCCAAACTGATCTGCATATTAATGTGCAAACTAGTTTGCTCATAAACGTATTTATCTCCTTGTCGTTTAGCGCACAGGTTTCATACACGTATCACTTGCGTCCAAGAAGGTAACAAGACCTTTGCGCCATTTACCCCTATACAGTTTATCAAAAAACAGTTTTGTAGCAATAAACAAAAGATTAGAAGATATAGGAATATATCCTAAAGATATTGAAGAAACTTTTATTAAAGGAACAGGAAAAGGAGGACAGaaagtaaataaaacaaataattgtGTAATGATAAAATGTAACGACATGAATGAagacaaaataattataaaatgtcATAAATACaggtttttttaaaaaaataaaataataaaataaattaaaataaaaaaacaaaataacaaatataaaaaaaataaaaaatgttgtattccttaaaaattatgt
This window harbors:
- a CDS encoding peptide chain release factor 2: MFFNLAFPFFYLNVIIHVNFINCFIKISERTGFIHVSLASKKVTRPLRHLPLYSLSKNSFVAINKRLEDIGIYPKDIEETFIKGTGKGGQKVNKTNNCVMIKCNDMNEDKIIIKCHKYRCLQKNRTYARELLYKKITSIKEKVEEDISNRIEKEKRRILKITDREKKESINYKKRRSTIKSDRQKIIRFESDDIA